A single genomic interval of Anopheles marshallii chromosome 2, idAnoMarsDA_429_01, whole genome shotgun sequence harbors:
- the LOC128709072 gene encoding uncharacterized protein LOC128709072 — translation MVSASEKKSKKANNSVRIEENWEPDVTVPPTISDDEENEPAQNVGQEPTLTKVTVAELCKQRAIPSVLEMRLQEYFEQHPRIQPLASSESNTVDIDLADSEEETWIIQCPSTINVKAELMAKKINLDAGHSTIKHCSVPLEAHVQINSEERVVGLLSGSRVKSFVPVGFVRINQALPLLDVPVPSNTDSSNQVTVPYPSEIRERHPLLGYDFNEHMTLPKRVRKRLSFAQQNAAFMYQNAGKSKKSNTTTEDTTVTSTDDANQSVVQSTPTKTKKRKHPSDVGVAVTVKQESVSPKRKKGKNDDEEQTVNGKKEQGIEDDISWLLNI, via the exons ATGGTCTCTGCATCcgagaagaaaagcaaaaaagcgaACAATTCTGTGAGAATAG aaGAAAACTGGGAACCTGATGTTACCGTTCCACCAACCATAAGCGACGATGAAGAGAATGAACCGGCGCAAAACGTTGGGCAAGAGCCTACCCTAACGAAAGTTACTGTAGCGGAACTGTGCAAGCAACGAGCCATACCCAGTGTTTTGGAAATGCGACTTCAAGAGTACTTTGAACAACATCCACGCATACAACCCTTGGCATCATCCGAATCGAACACCGTCGACATTGATCTAGCCGACTCAGAGGAAGAAACTTGGATCATTCAATGTCCCTCCACCATTAACGTTAAAGCCGAATTGATGGCAAAGAAAATTAACCTAGATGCTGGCCATTCGACGATCAAGCATTGCTCCGTACCGCTCGAGGCACACGTGCAAATCAATAGCGAGGAGCGTGTGGTAGGGTTGCTGTCTGGATCACGCGTAAAATCCTTCGTACCGGTCGGATTTGTCCGCATTAATCAAGCGCTACCTTTATTGGACGTACCGGTACCATCAAACACGGACAGTTCGAACCAAGTTACTGTACCCTATCCGAGCGAAATTCGCGAACGTCATCCTCTGCTCGGGTACGATTTTAACGAGCATATGACATTACCCAAGCGTGTGCGGAAGCGGCTATCGTTTGCCCAGCAGAATGCAGCATTTATGTATCAAAATGCTGGCAAAAGTAAGAAGTCAAATACAACTACGGAAGACACTACAGTGACATCAACTGATGACGCAAACCAATCAGTCGTTCAATCCACTCCAACTAAAACCAAGAAACGGAAACATCCGTCCGATGTGGGAGTTGCGGTAACAGTTAAGCAGGAATCAGTGTCACCGAAGagaaaaaagggtaaaaatgatgatgaagaacaaacagtaaatggaaaaaaagaacaagggATAGAGGATGATATTTCCTGGCTGCTGAATATTTAG
- the LOC128708067 gene encoding traB domain-containing protein, which yields MSSPISSSSEYNSALDQTFNSSLGSDKMNNSDLSNSDIENVNLTGDWNETLRAKQKKNAKDSTQQLLDSLRNNNFDQTGDTIGDASALNSTASTLSLDLSAAGELSDTINNVTLSFVSSSEEDGEVLTASTPRAPDVSVNMSQSDTSTTTTQGEKDSHDTTANVSQLPAESGSDSAIPLYATLEEFDRNLPETVTLLTKPDGTKVYLVGTAHFSESSQRDVSLVMRNVRPQVVMLELCTSRVHILKYDEKTLLEEAKEMNLAKMRAIIRTNGSINGLFYILLLSMNAKFTKKLGMAPGGEFRCAVKEAQQIPNCVIHLGDRQIKVTLHRALRGLSLWQTIKLIPKLLFIDDDISIEEVEQCKRKDLLEEIMLEMADEFPAFGRVFIDERDLFLCHSLQMAALPQMNPVDGRPEPVRVVGVVGIGHAAGIAKHWGKVDKSQIESIITIPPASFGHRMVKYTFKYGLLGLAAYGVFRFARPRLGRIFL from the exons ATGTCTTCTCCGATTAGTTCGTCTTCGGAATATAACAGCGCGCTGGATCAAACGTTCAATTCCTCACTCGGTTCGGATAAGATGAACAATTCCGATTTGAGCAACAGTG ATATTGAAAACGTGAACCTTACTGGCGATTGGAATGAAACGCTCCGtgcaaagcagaagaaaaatgcaaagGATTCCACTCAGCAGCTTCTGGACAGTTTGCGGAACAACAACTTCGACCAGACGGGTGATACGATAGGAGATGCGAGCGCGCTTAATAGTACGGCCAGCACGCTCAGCTTGGATCTGAGCGCTGCCGGTGAGTTGTCCGATACGATCAACAATGTGACACTTTCGTTCGTGAGCTCATCGGAGGAGGACGGCGAAGTGCTGACTGCCAGCACGCCCCGAGCTCCGGATGTAAGCGTTAATATGTCGCAGTCCGACACGtccactaccaccacccaGGGCGAGAAGGATTCGCATGACACCACGGCTAATGTGTCTCAACTGCCAGCCGAAAGTGGTAGTGATTCGGCCATTCCGCTTTATGCAACACTCGAAGAGTTTGATCGAAATCTTCCGGAGACGGTGACGCTGCTAACAAAACCGGACGGTACGAAGGTATATTTGGTTGGGACGGCACACTTCAGTGAAAGTTCCCAGCGAGACGTTTCGCTCGTGATGAGAAACGTGCGCCCGCAGGTAGTTATGCTGGAACTGTGTACATCGCGTGTGCATATACTAAAGTACGACGAAAAAACGCTGCTAGAGGAAGCGAAAGAGATGAACCTGGCCAAAATGCGTGCCATCATTCGGACAAATGGATCGATCAATGGGCTGTTCTATATACTGCTGCTAAGTATGAACGCAAAGTTCACGAAGAAGCTCGGCATGGCACCGGGCGGTGAGTTTCGGTGCGCGGTGAAGGAAGCGCAACAGATTCCGAACTGCGTGATACATCTCGGCGATCGGCAGATCAAGGTAACGCTTCACCGTGCCCTGCGTGGACTTTCTCTGTGGCAAACGATCAAGCTGATACCGAAGCTGCTGTTCATCGACGATGACATCAGCATCGAGGAGGTGGAACAGTGCAAGCGGAAAGATTTGTTGGAGGAGATAATGCTTGAAATGGCCGACGAGTTTCCAGCTTTCGGGCGCGTGTTCATCGACGAGCGGGATCTCTTTCTGTGCCATTCGTTGCAGATGGCGGCATTGCCACAGATGAACCCGGTCGATGGTCGTCCCGAACCGGTCCGAGTGGTGGGCGTGGTAGGAATTGGGCATGCGGCCGGTATTGCTAAGCACTGGGGGAAGGTCGACAAAAGCCAAATTGAATCGATCATAACGATTCCCCCGGCTAGCTTTGGCCATCGTATGGTGAAGTACACCTTTAAGTATGGTTTGCTGGGTCTTGCTGCTTACGGTGTGTTCCGATTCGCCCGGCCACGATTGGGTCGAATTTTCCTTTGA